In Desulfobulbus oralis, one DNA window encodes the following:
- a CDS encoding SGNH/GDSL hydrolase family protein — MMLNRSVKLVPLAALVAMLLAQPAVADTILCFGDSNTHGGYGGGTGYPVFLPPLVGGYSVVSSGRGGETTGQGLGRIAGEIARHKPSYVLIMEGTNDVSGGISRMTVAHNLSHMASIARSHGAIPVLSTLPPYTKYSAGAQVPAYNASIASAVSSAGVTLVDSYGNLIGNWPNLNTDGIHTNAAGARIVASTFASAVSGKSDGGGGCFIATAAFGSYMEPHVMVLRQFRDRLLLPNRAGQWLVQQYYRHSPPLADWIAAHDWARATVRLLLLPLVGLAWLAVHAPLALLGASGATLLGILLLLRRRRAACLA; from the coding sequence ATGATGCTAAACCGTAGTGTAAAGCTTGTCCCTCTGGCGGCCCTGGTGGCCATGTTGCTGGCGCAGCCCGCTGTTGCCGACACCATCCTCTGCTTTGGCGATTCCAATACCCACGGCGGCTACGGTGGCGGCACCGGCTACCCGGTGTTTCTGCCGCCTCTGGTAGGCGGCTATTCGGTGGTGAGCTCCGGCCGGGGCGGAGAAACGACCGGCCAGGGTCTTGGCCGCATCGCAGGCGAGATCGCGCGGCACAAGCCCAGCTACGTGCTCATCATGGAGGGCACCAACGATGTCTCCGGCGGGATCAGCAGGATGACCGTGGCCCACAACCTGAGCCATATGGCCTCGATCGCGCGGAGTCACGGGGCCATCCCCGTGCTGTCCACGCTGCCGCCGTACACGAAGTACAGCGCGGGCGCCCAGGTGCCCGCCTACAATGCGAGTATCGCCTCCGCGGTTTCTTCCGCCGGCGTTACCCTGGTGGACTCCTACGGCAACCTGATTGGCAACTGGCCGAACCTGAATACCGACGGCATCCACACCAATGCGGCCGGGGCCCGGATCGTGGCTTCAACCTTTGCATCGGCCGTTTCCGGGAAGAGCGACGGAGGCGGGGGCTGCTTCATTGCCACCGCTGCCTTTGGTTCCTATATGGAGCCGCATGTCATGGTGCTGCGCCAGTTCAGGGACAGGCTCCTCCTGCCGAACCGGGCCGGACAGTGGCTGGTGCAGCAGTACTATCGCCATTCGCCGCCGCTGGCCGACTGGATCGCGGCCCATGACTGGGCGCGGGCCACGGTGCGTCTCCTGCTGCTGCCGCTGGTGGGCCTGGCCTGGCTGGCGGTCCATGCGCCCCTTGCGCTGCTGGGCGCTTCGGGGGCGACCCTGCTGGGCATTCTGCTGCTGCTGCGCCGGCGCAGAGCGGCCTGCCTGGCCTGA
- a CDS encoding lysylphosphatidylglycerol synthase domain-containing protein encodes MRAEGAMRRTCGHLLLALLVSLLLLGLLARSVPGEGALPFFSRLLVTLQHLALPLVAVYVGASLLRSLLQTGRYRLLLEHSGPERPGFLPVFLVTMSRNMFIDLLPARLGELSFVAMLNRGCRVSAAACLSALAIAFLFDLLALALILVVLLGWQLVQLRPQWWLIAVIPLLLLLVLAGFAALFPGLRGCEALLRRWSGGRSWPLLRKLGGRAMAFVSALIQALQQARAAGISGRLLAYSLAVRLAKYLGLYSLFCAVAMLQFPEVDTALTPVLMALVSGEAAAALPVPAFMGFGVYEGGGMLALSALGASRSAALAIMLGLHLLSQAVDYGLGCAALVLFVVLGSGRAAAKGASDPGRRKRRLLFALLLLMLGLAAALVSVRELRHWQRRQAMAPPTSFGETLPGESVQSGHLAQILRGRRGFLVWSSNRSGNHALWRLDLPEGRLSRLTDGHHAAAFPRIAPDGRRVLFARSKTRWNSQRDHLAWDVYLLDLQSGAERLLARDGNAPTWSADGNSVFFQRQGRQMLRLDLASGREQLLLASGGNLAVPQDTWLETPSLSPDGRRLAVTLRGARRATAVVDLADGALHPVGDGCQLAWSPDGSYLFKVDHGGRQQNAFYRLDARTLAPLKWLDLPGEFSHEYFPRVAGSGDLLVFAASRGDHEHDKADYEIFLWQIGRPPAEALRLTFHSGNDNWPDLYLYPEP; translated from the coding sequence ATGAGGGCAGAGGGCGCGATGCGGAGGACCTGCGGCCATCTCCTGCTGGCGCTGCTCGTCTCGCTTCTGCTGCTGGGCCTGCTGGCGCGCAGCGTGCCAGGCGAGGGGGCCTTGCCCTTCTTTTCGCGCCTGCTGGTCACGCTGCAGCACCTGGCCCTGCCGCTGGTCGCGGTCTATGTGGGAGCCTCCCTGCTGCGCAGCCTGCTGCAAACGGGCCGCTACCGCCTGCTCCTGGAGCACAGCGGGCCGGAACGGCCGGGTTTTCTTCCGGTCTTTCTGGTGACCATGAGCCGCAACATGTTTATCGACCTGCTGCCGGCGCGGCTGGGCGAGCTGAGCTTTGTGGCCATGCTGAACCGGGGCTGCCGGGTTTCGGCTGCCGCCTGCCTGTCCGCCCTGGCGATTGCCTTTCTCTTCGATTTGCTGGCCCTGGCCCTGATTCTCGTCGTGCTGCTGGGCTGGCAGCTCGTGCAGCTCAGGCCCCAGTGGTGGCTGATCGCCGTCATTCCGCTGCTGCTGCTCTTGGTCCTGGCCGGTTTCGCGGCGCTTTTCCCGGGCCTCAGGGGCTGCGAGGCCCTGCTGCGGCGCTGGAGCGGGGGCAGGAGCTGGCCGCTGCTCAGGAAGCTGGGCGGCCGGGCCATGGCTTTTGTTTCAGCGCTGATCCAGGCTCTGCAGCAGGCGCGGGCAGCCGGAATTTCGGGGCGGCTTTTGGCCTATTCCCTGGCCGTGCGGCTGGCGAAGTATCTGGGCCTCTACAGCCTTTTTTGCGCCGTGGCCATGCTCCAGTTTCCGGAGGTGGACACGGCCCTGACGCCGGTGCTGATGGCGCTGGTCAGCGGAGAGGCGGCGGCGGCCCTGCCGGTGCCTGCCTTTATGGGCTTTGGCGTTTACGAGGGCGGCGGCATGCTGGCCCTGAGCGCTCTGGGCGCCAGCCGGAGCGCGGCGCTCGCCATCATGCTGGGCCTGCATCTGCTCAGTCAGGCCGTGGATTACGGCCTGGGCTGCGCGGCTCTGGTGCTTTTCGTCGTGCTGGGCAGCGGCCGGGCTGCGGCAAAGGGGGCGTCGGATCCCGGGCGCCGGAAGCGCCGGCTGCTCTTTGCTCTTTTGCTTTTGATGCTGGGGCTGGCCGCCGCTTTGGTGTCGGTGCGGGAGCTGCGCCACTGGCAGCGCCGGCAGGCCATGGCGCCGCCCACCAGCTTCGGCGAGACCCTGCCCGGCGAGTCGGTGCAGTCCGGGCACTTGGCGCAGATCCTGCGGGGCCGCCGGGGCTTTCTGGTGTGGAGCTCCAACCGGAGCGGCAATCATGCCCTGTGGCGTCTCGACCTGCCGGAAGGCCGCCTGAGCCGCCTGACCGATGGCCACCATGCCGCTGCTTTCCCGCGCATAGCTCCGGACGGGCGGCGGGTGCTTTTTGCCCGCTCCAAAACGCGGTGGAACTCCCAGCGGGACCATCTGGCCTGGGATGTGTATCTTTTGGACCTGCAGAGCGGGGCTGAGCGGCTTCTGGCCAGGGACGGCAATGCCCCGACCTGGTCGGCGGATGGCAACAGCGTGTTTTTTCAGCGTCAGGGCCGGCAGATGCTGCGTCTCGATCTGGCAAGCGGCAGGGAGCAGCTCCTGTTGGCGAGCGGCGGGAATCTGGCCGTGCCGCAGGATACCTGGCTGGAAACGCCGTCGCTTTCGCCGGATGGCAGGCGGCTTGCCGTCACCCTCAGGGGGGCCAGGCGCGCGACCGCGGTGGTGGATCTGGCCGACGGCGCGCTGCATCCCGTGGGCGATGGCTGTCAACTGGCCTGGTCGCCGGATGGCAGCTACCTGTTCAAGGTGGATCACGGCGGCCGGCAGCAGAACGCCTTTTACCGGCTGGATGCCCGGACGCTCGCGCCGCTCAAATGGCTGGATCTGCCCGGCGAGTTCAGCCACGAGTATTTCCCCAGGGTCGCGGGCAGCGGCGATCTGCTGGTCTTTGCGGCCAGCCGGGGCGATCATGAGCATGACAAGGCGGATTATGAAATTTTTCTCTGGCAGATCGGCCGGCCGCCGGCAGAGGCGCTGCGCCTGACCTTTCACAGCGGCAACGACAACTGGCCCGATCTGTATCTCTATCCTGAACCTTAA
- a CDS encoding glycosyltransferase family 2 protein, which yields MDISVVVPLYNEEDNVQLLYDELHEVLAALPGSAEMVFVDDGSKDRTLARLEAVQRQDPGVRVVALRRNFGQTAAMSAGFDHASGAVIVTMDGDLQNDPHDIPKLLAKLDEGFDVVTGWRFDRQDAMLSRRLPSQMANRLISWVTGVRLHDYGCTLKAFRREVIENIRLYGEMHRFIPAIASGMGIAFTEIKVNHRARRFGASKYGISRTIRVLLDLMTVKFLLSYATRPLHVFGSIGIFSSVAGFLIALVLLIQRQCFGMPLGDRPMLLLAILLMFLGIQFITIGLLAELVVRTYHESQKKPIYHVRKVLGLPAAQEKSE from the coding sequence GTGGATATTTCTGTGGTAGTTCCCCTGTACAACGAAGAAGACAACGTGCAACTGCTCTACGACGAGCTGCACGAGGTGCTGGCCGCCCTGCCCGGGAGCGCTGAGATGGTCTTTGTGGATGACGGCTCAAAGGACCGCACCCTGGCCCGCCTCGAGGCCGTGCAGCGGCAGGATCCGGGCGTGCGGGTGGTGGCCCTGCGCCGCAACTTCGGTCAGACCGCGGCCATGAGCGCGGGCTTTGACCATGCCTCCGGCGCCGTGATCGTCACCATGGACGGCGATCTGCAGAATGACCCGCACGACATTCCGAAGCTGCTGGCCAAGCTGGACGAGGGCTTTGATGTGGTCACGGGTTGGCGTTTTGACCGGCAGGACGCCATGCTCTCCCGTCGACTGCCCTCGCAGATGGCCAACCGGCTCATTTCCTGGGTGACTGGCGTGCGCCTGCACGACTACGGGTGCACCCTCAAGGCATTCCGGCGGGAAGTCATCGAAAATATTCGTCTTTACGGAGAAATGCACCGCTTTATCCCGGCTATTGCCAGCGGCATGGGCATCGCCTTTACCGAAATCAAGGTCAACCACCGGGCGCGCCGTTTCGGCGCCTCCAAGTACGGTATTTCGCGCACCATCCGGGTGCTGCTCGACCTGATGACCGTGAAATTTCTTTTGAGCTACGCCACCCGGCCGTTGCACGTCTTCGGCAGCATCGGCATCTTTTCGTCCGTGGCTGGTTTTCTGATAGCGCTGGTGCTGCTGATTCAGCGCCAGTGCTTTGGCATGCCCCTGGGCGACAGGCCCATGCTCCTGCTGGCGATTCTTTTGATGTTTCTGGGCATCCAGTTCATCACCATCGGCCTCTTGGCCGAGCTGGTGGTGCGCACCTACCACGAGAGCCAGAAGAAGCCGATCTACCACGTCCGCAAGGTTCTGGGCCTGCCGGCTGCACAGGAAAAGAGCGAGTGA
- a CDS encoding glycosyltransferase family 2 protein yields MIDIVIPNYNGRAFLSVCLKAIRAQSFRDWRVIVVDNGSEDDSSALLQEHFPEVRLVQLAENTGFSAAVNTGIASGDADLVFLLNNDTELAPDCLEQLARAARQWPEAGFFAARLVNFHERHLLDGAGEGFLRGGAGYRLGTMEEDGPAYALPRPVFGACAGAALYRRQTLQEVGAFDPDFFAYLEDVDWNLRAARLGKICRYVPEARVFHIGSATTGSRFNDLTIRLSTRNAFFVLARNYSLALFVRYALVIAAYQFCWLLFVLKKRHFGAYWQGLREALRGWPGMRRKFRQGIGAAEIAPPLLRAKLREAERESIHSIMRRRAAAGKGNGLLLLYLRLFC; encoded by the coding sequence GTGATTGACATCGTCATTCCCAATTACAACGGCCGGGCCTTCCTGTCCGTCTGCCTGAAGGCCATCAGGGCCCAGAGCTTTCGCGACTGGCGGGTCATCGTGGTGGACAACGGCTCGGAGGACGATTCCTCTGCCCTGCTGCAGGAGCATTTTCCTGAAGTGCGCCTGGTGCAGTTGGCCGAAAATACCGGCTTCAGCGCGGCAGTGAATACGGGCATTGCATCGGGTGATGCGGACCTGGTTTTTTTGCTGAACAACGATACCGAACTGGCGCCCGATTGTCTGGAGCAGTTGGCCCGGGCGGCCCGGCAGTGGCCGGAGGCCGGCTTCTTTGCCGCCCGGCTGGTGAATTTTCACGAGCGCCATCTGCTGGACGGGGCAGGGGAGGGCTTTTTGCGCGGCGGGGCCGGATACCGTCTGGGCACCATGGAAGAGGACGGCCCTGCCTATGCGCTGCCCCGGCCGGTCTTCGGAGCCTGCGCCGGTGCTGCCCTGTACCGCCGGCAGACACTGCAGGAGGTGGGGGCCTTTGATCCGGACTTTTTCGCCTATCTGGAAGATGTGGACTGGAATCTGCGCGCCGCCCGCCTGGGCAAGATCTGCCGTTATGTGCCCGAGGCCCGGGTGTTTCACATCGGCAGCGCCACCACCGGCTCCAGGTTCAACGACCTGACCATCCGGCTCTCCACCCGTAATGCCTTCTTCGTGCTGGCCCGCAACTATTCCCTGGCGCTGTTTGTGCGCTATGCTTTGGTGATAGCGGCGTACCAGTTTTGCTGGCTGCTCTTTGTGTTGAAAAAGCGGCATTTCGGCGCATACTGGCAGGGCCTGCGCGAGGCCCTGCGGGGCTGGCCCGGAATGCGGCGGAAATTCCGGCAGGGGATCGGCGCTGCGGAAATCGCGCCGCCACTTTTGCGCGCAAAGCTCCGGGAGGCGGAGCGGGAAAGCATCCATTCCATCATGCGCCGCCGCGCCGCGGCCGGCAAGGGCAACGGGCTCCTGCTGCTCTACCTGCGGCTTTTTTGCTGA
- a CDS encoding glycoside hydrolase family 43 protein has protein sequence MRGSWQALQGCAWGLALLGLCVWAGPALAREAPAKAAVSRDMVWTVSSGNWRAIYFSSQDTRGRWTKPVQLSEGGVDSLLPCIVAGPAGKKYAVWVIRDELRLTIAYAVFDAHAWSEVRLVPDLPEEATMPFVAVDNAGVLWLVFAGNDGATQDDIYCMRLRQGKWSRPEQVNFGNDVPDINPCIEIDRKGAIQITWEGFRDGAYVLLTSRFAGDGWTEEQALSTGELERLQQQRQQFSEESVPNFVADRSMLFIRSNNE, from the coding sequence ATGCGGGGATCTTGGCAGGCGCTACAGGGCTGTGCCTGGGGACTTGCGCTTCTGGGGCTGTGCGTCTGGGCCGGGCCTGCTTTGGCCCGGGAGGCGCCGGCAAAGGCTGCAGTCAGCCGGGACATGGTTTGGACGGTTTCGTCGGGGAATTGGCGGGCCATCTATTTCAGCAGTCAGGACACCAGGGGGCGCTGGACCAAGCCGGTGCAGCTCTCGGAGGGTGGGGTGGACAGTCTTTTGCCCTGCATCGTTGCCGGCCCCGCCGGGAAGAAATATGCGGTGTGGGTGATCCGCGATGAGCTGCGCCTGACGATTGCCTATGCGGTTTTTGATGCCCATGCCTGGTCGGAGGTGCGGCTGGTGCCCGACCTGCCCGAAGAGGCCACCATGCCCTTTGTGGCGGTCGATAATGCCGGCGTGCTGTGGCTGGTCTTTGCCGGCAACGATGGCGCCACCCAGGATGACATCTACTGCATGCGGCTGCGGCAGGGCAAGTGGAGCAGACCCGAGCAGGTCAACTTTGGCAACGATGTGCCGGATATCAATCCCTGCATTGAAATCGACCGCAAGGGCGCTATCCAGATCACTTGGGAGGGCTTTCGCGATGGGGCTTATGTCCTTTTGACTTCGCGCTTTGCAGGTGACGGCTGGACTGAGGAACAGGCGCTCTCCACCGGAGAGCTGGAGCGTCTGCAGCAGCAGCGTCAGCAGTTTTCCGAGGAATCCGTGCCGAATTTCGTTGCGGATCGCAGTATGCTTTTTATTCGCAGCAACAATGAATAA
- a CDS encoding lysylphosphatidylglycerol synthase transmembrane domain-containing protein has translation MSGVRPHILLCLKVAVSLALLLLLYRNTPVQQIAAVLAQCQLLLLLPVGLLLLLNTTLSALKWRLLLLSDHIDIPLIKLVVSYLIAAFFNLFLPSNIGGDSYRIYDIMQKSGRGASTAASVLADRLSGFVALACLSLGGSVFVAIRLERPVLVILPLLALAALALILVLLWLQRPLLRLLQVLRLDRMPRMQDFCGRFFAAFARYGAEPRMLAWVLLISFAFQFLLVVAVYLMAWALHAHAPFVYFLAFVPLITLMEALPVSVYGIGVRDMGYVFFFQWAGMGEAYTRSLAVVFLAVTLCYSLIGGLLYAGRIFAAGRRARDGQAGSS, from the coding sequence GTGAGCGGAGTCCGACCTCATATCCTGCTGTGCCTCAAAGTTGCGGTCAGCCTGGCCCTCCTGCTGTTGCTGTACCGGAATACGCCGGTACAGCAGATTGCTGCGGTTCTGGCGCAGTGCCAGCTTCTGCTGCTCCTGCCGGTGGGGCTGCTGCTCCTGCTGAACACCACGCTGAGCGCCCTCAAGTGGCGTCTTCTGCTTTTGAGTGATCACATCGATATTCCCCTGATCAAACTGGTGGTGAGCTACCTGATCGCCGCTTTCTTCAACCTTTTTCTGCCCTCCAATATCGGCGGCGATTCGTACCGCATCTACGATATCATGCAGAAGAGCGGCCGGGGCGCCAGCACCGCGGCCTCGGTGCTGGCCGACCGGCTGAGCGGTTTTGTCGCCCTGGCCTGTCTGAGCCTCGGGGGTTCGGTGTTTGTCGCCATCCGGCTGGAACGGCCGGTGCTGGTGATCCTGCCGCTTTTGGCCCTGGCGGCCCTGGCCCTGATCCTTGTCCTGCTCTGGCTGCAAAGACCGCTGCTGCGTCTGCTCCAGGTGCTGCGCCTCGATCGTATGCCCAGGATGCAGGACTTTTGCGGGCGCTTTTTCGCGGCCTTTGCCCGTTACGGCGCCGAACCCCGCATGCTGGCCTGGGTGCTGCTTATTTCCTTTGCCTTCCAGTTTCTGCTGGTGGTGGCCGTGTACCTGATGGCCTGGGCCCTGCACGCCCACGCGCCCTTTGTGTACTTTCTGGCCTTTGTGCCCCTGATTACGCTCATGGAGGCGCTGCCGGTTTCGGTCTACGGCATCGGGGTCCGCGACATGGGCTATGTGTTTTTTTTCCAGTGGGCCGGTATGGGCGAGGCCTACACGAGGTCGCTTGCCGTGGTCTTTCTGGCTGTGACCCTCTGCTACTCGCTGATTGGCGGACTGCTCTATGCCGGCCGGATCTTTGCGGCGGGCCGGCGCGCCCGGGATGGGCAGGCGGGTTCGTCATGA
- a CDS encoding acyltransferase, which yields MAMQKTHAAITGRASALRKYQEVIVGRFGLGFLLYFEFCTWLGGIPGALGIALRGLFWKRLFAHCGPGVLFGTRIILRHPGRIRLDADVVIGDGCILDGRHEDCCESIVLGRGTMLSNDVMLSCKGGAIRVGRHVGINALSIVQSVGACEVRIGDDCVIGQSCLLIGGGSYAIGDTDSGLIRECPMVQDGGVTLENNVWLGARVTVLGGVRVASGAVAGAGSVLTRSVPPGAVCVGAPARVIRTRKAPSET from the coding sequence ATGGCCATGCAAAAAACCCACGCCGCCATTACCGGCAGGGCCAGCGCACTGAGGAAGTATCAGGAGGTCATTGTGGGCCGTTTCGGTCTGGGCTTCCTGCTTTACTTCGAATTCTGCACCTGGCTCGGCGGCATTCCCGGCGCCCTGGGCATCGCCCTGCGCGGCCTGTTCTGGAAAAGGCTCTTTGCCCACTGCGGCCCGGGCGTACTGTTCGGGACCCGCATCATTCTGCGGCATCCGGGCCGTATCCGGCTGGACGCGGATGTGGTGATCGGCGATGGCTGCATTCTGGACGGTCGCCACGAAGACTGTTGTGAGAGCATCGTTCTGGGCAGGGGCACGATGCTCTCCAACGACGTGATGCTGTCCTGCAAGGGCGGGGCCATCCGCGTGGGCCGCCATGTCGGCATCAATGCCCTCAGCATTGTCCAGTCGGTCGGCGCTTGCGAGGTGCGGATCGGCGACGACTGCGTGATCGGTCAGTCCTGCCTGCTCATTGGCGGCGGCAGCTATGCGATCGGCGACACGGACAGTGGCCTGATTCGCGAGTGCCCCATGGTGCAGGACGGCGGCGTGACTCTGGAAAACAACGTCTGGCTGGGCGCCAGGGTGACGGTTCTGGGTGGCGTGCGGGTGGCCTCCGGGGCTGTGGCGGGCGCCGGGTCCGTACTCACCAGGTCCGTGCCGCCTGGGGCCGTGTGCGTGGGTGCGCCGGCACGGGTCATCAGAACGCGCAAAGCGCCATCTGAAACGTGA